DNA sequence from the Posidoniimonas polymericola genome:
CTCGACGAGAAGAGACCGCTTTCCACTGCTCTGGGTGATCTGCCGTTGCCAGCCGAAACCCCAGTTCCGCCGCGTCTTCGTTTCGTGCAATACGAGGAACCATAGGAATGCCCTCTAACAAATCGCTGGAGCGGACGCGTGAGGGATAAAGTGCCAAGTTCATTTGTCGGCGCGCGCGCCGCTCAGCTCAACCGTTCTGTCGCAGAGTCATTCCGTCGCAACCATGTCTGACGCTTCAGTTTACTCGATCACTGACTTTGGTTCGGTTGCAAATGCTGCGGCATGCATGCACGATGCGCGCATCCCCAATTCAGGGTTTAGATTCCGTCGCCCCTCCCAAACGTTTGAACTGGTAGCCTGGCAGTACTCGCCCTTTTCCTATACCGGACCGAGTTGTGTTTGGATTCGCTGGGAATTGACATTTCGCGACGTGAATGGCTTTCGGCAGCGCCGAACCGAGTCCGCCTCAACACATCACTACCATGAGCTGGCCACGATGCGTTGGTACCCGCGACGTCAAATGATCCTGATTTCCACTCACTTTGACCTCACCGTCTACCTGAAGGTTACAAAGCTCAACGGTAAATTACGCCCAACTGACGACCATTCGAAAGACATCGACCCAATCCTGAACAACCAGGTGTAGAGTAGCGACAGAACAACGGAATGAACGAAAGTCGCGTTGGCTCATCCACTTTGCTAGAATATTAACGCACGCGACTTCGTTATTCCAATCGTTCGGCGACGGAGATTTACTGTGCGTGACAAGCGATTTGTCGCGGCCCATCGAGGGGGCCAATTAGCTATTGCCGAGCATCGATTACTCGCGGCTTGGGCCGCGGATTGTGCGGCGCATCTGCTTCCGCTGTTCAAGGTTCACAGCTCAGATGATCGGCCGCAACAAGCTATTGAAATCGGACGGGCGTGGGCTCGAGGCGAGATCAAAACCGGTGTCGCCCAGCGAGCGGCTGTCGCGGCACATGCTGCGGCCCGGGAGACTTCTGACGCTGCCGCAGTCGCAGTTGCTCGAGCGGCAGGCCATGCCGTGGCAACAGCCCATTTTGCCGATCATTGCCTCGGACCAGTGATCTATGGCGCGAAGGCGGTCGAGGCGGCAGGAGGGTCGGCAGACGAAGAGCGGGATTGGCAACTTGCCCGGCTTCCCATTGACGTGCGAGAATTAGTAATTTCCGCCATGGAACTGCGCCGAACCTAGCGGTGAACCGAAGCCGCCGATGACGCGGGTTTTGACATCATAGTTTCTTGGCCGCGGCTCGGTTACCGCGGGTCGTCAGGCAGGTCGTCGGCACCTCCAACCAACCGCGGTGTGCCCACACCTAAACGACCTGGAGCTGCCCAAGTCCGCGTCGAAGTGAAACTTCTGTTACCGTGCGGCGACGACAGACATTTGCACAACGGCCAGCCATGCTGTCGGCCGGTTCGAGCGATTGCCGCTGGGTGGGCGCCGCCCCAGAGGCACGGTGGCTGTGAAGGACCTAAGGGGCCTGTCCGCTGGGCGTCGCACGGGACACCTACGGCGGCCGATCGTGTTTCACCTCGATGGGCGTCGGAAGTAGCGAAACCGGCCGGGTTTTGTGCTATACTGGCTCGATGGTCGGTTGCCGGTCAGTGGAAGACGGCGGCCCCCCGGCACTGAATCAGCGAA
Encoded proteins:
- a CDS encoding putative immunity protein; amino-acid sequence: MRDKRFVAAHRGGQLAIAEHRLLAAWAADCAAHLLPLFKVHSSDDRPQQAIEIGRAWARGEIKTGVAQRAAVAAHAAARETSDAAAVAVARAAGHAVATAHFADHCLGPVIYGAKAVEAAGGSADEERDWQLARLPIDVRELVISAMELRRT